The following nucleotide sequence is from Ignavibacteriales bacterium.
GTGCCAAGGGATTTTTGGATGAAGAATCTGGCGAGCTTCTTAACTCAAACTAATCGCTATCAGTGGTTGAAGGTCTGTGTCTCATGTCGGTCAAGTTACCTTGAAGATACCATACCAACCCACCTTCAAATCATTGAGGTTGAGCACAAGGGATTTGAGGGTGTGGAGTTTGAGGCTTGCTTTGAGTTTTTGACATTCTATGGGATTGAACCGCCCTCCTCACCTCTTCTACAGCCTGAATATTCAAATCCCCTGTTCCTGAAGCTGGTCTGCGAGGCTCTCCGAGACACTGGGCAAACTAAAATCCCTTCAGGTATCCAAGGATTTGGTGCGATGTCAAGATTTCTTTTTGAAGCCAAGAACACTAAATTGGCCACTGTGCTCGACTATAACAAACGGGAGAATCGAGTTGCCAGTGCTATGGAATTGCTAATAGGTGAAATGGCAAATAAGAATAGTGCATGGCTTGAATGGAGCGCTGCAAAGAAACTTACTGAGGACAAATGGCCATCGAACGAGTGGTCCAAGTCATTTTTCAATCATCTCCTTAGAGAAAACCTAATAAAGGAGGATCGCGTCTATGATTCTGATAGCAATGCAGTTGTGCCTGCAATCTCGGTGGCTTTCGAGCGCTTGGGCGATCATATCCTCGCGTCTAAGTACCTAGCGACCATTCCGGACGTAGATAAACTTAAAGGCGCATTCGGAAACGATGGAGAACTTCATTGCCTCGTTTCAGACTCTTCTGCAATTCATCGATATAGTAATTTACTCGAAGCATTAGCGATTCAGATTCCCGAAAAATATCATATTGAAATTGATAGGCTAATGCCAGTCTCGGATGAGAGTCAGACGTTGATAATAGGTTCCGTTGAGTGGCGCGACCCTAAATCGATAACTGAAGAAGCGCAGTCGCTTTTTCGGTCGTTAATAATGGATGGTGATAGAAGGCAGCTTCATCAGGTATTCGAAGCCCTGTTATCAATCACTGCAATAGAAGATCACCCACTGAATGCTTTTTGGCTGCATGATACGCTGGCTTCGATCCAACTGAATAAACGTGATGGAAAGCTGGTTCCCTTTCTGCATTTTGCTTATGGCAAACAAAAGAGTGTTGACCGACTGATTCGTTGGGGCCTAAGAACTGATCTAAGTAGCTTGTCTAAAACGACAGTGGAGCTATGGCTTACTACCCTTTGTTGGTTCACTGCGTCGTCGGATAGACGAGTAAGGGATTATACGACAAAAGCTATGGTTCGAATTGGAGAAGTAGCGCCTGAGGTATGGTCCAAGGTCATCAACCGTTTTTCGTGTATTGATGATGAATATGTAGTCGAACGTTGCCTTGCTGCAGCATACGGTACTTTACTTCGAGCCAATGATCGCGATGCCTCTGAAAATATCGCGACGGTTGTTTTTGATAAATTCTTTCGTAATGGGTTGAAGTATGTTAACAGCGTAATCATCGATTATGCGAGGTTGATCATTGAGTACGCTAAGTATATTGGCGTCGGGAAGAGTATAGACTTCACAAAATGCATCCCACCTTACGCTGGTAATCAAATAATTGAATGGCCTGACGAAAAGTTTGTTGAAGGCTACAAGGATACGTATTGGGAATTACCCAAACTTTACCATAGTTGCATGGGGGATGATTTCCAGCATTACACTGTCCCAAGTGTAATCGGAATATACAATCGTGATGGAGTCACGGTCCTCAATGCATGTCGCTGGATATTTAAGAATGTACTGGATATGGGTTATGGTCCAGATTTAGAAATTTCAGAGTTCGATAAGTACTTGCTTCGTAAGTATGGTGGCGGAAGATCGCGTCCAGAGTGGGCAGAAAGAGTTGGGAAAAAGTACCAGTGGATTTCACTCTATCGCCTAGCTGCTAGACTAGCGATCACTTTCCCCGAGAGAGTGGATACTATGAATGCCACCTCAAAAGCAAAACCTCTCTTGACTCAAGATGAGAGGAATATTGATCCCTCGTTTGTTGACAAAGATAGCAATGCTTCTTTAAAACCCCGCGCATGGTGGTCACCAGTAGAATATCACCACCCTGATCCGAGGCTCTTGGGTGACAAGGAGTGGATCAAAGAAGCTGACTTTCCTGATGACATACGAATGTTGGTTCCTAATAATGATTTTCTAGTTTTATACTGCAACTTCTCGTGGCAGAGGAGGGACTTGGAATCAAGAGACGGTTATCCGATGAGGAATATGTGGATGCACCTCAGGTCTCTTCTTATCAGAAATGAGGATATTAAGAAAGCATGGAAATGGATTCAGGGTCAGAATTTTATGGGCGATTGGATGCCAAAGGGATTTGAGCTTCATTACGGTTTCTTTGGAGAATATCCATGGGCACCACCCTTTAGATTTATCTACGAAGAGCCTGTTTGGCAGGATTCGAGAAAGGGTATTCCATGTAATCTTGTACCGACATCGAATGAATTGAATATTCATTTCTCTTTTGACGCATATCAAACCGAGGCATTCAATCTAACCGTGCCCTCACATCTTTTCTTTTCAGATTTACAGCTTCGGTGGAATGCAAGGGATGGATATGTTGATAAGAAAGGACAGAAAGTTTTTTTTGATCCTAGCATTTATGAAGGTGGTCCATCGGCATTAGTAGTGAACAGGAATTTTCTTTTTGACTTTCTGAAAAGACATGATCTCTCTCTACTCTGGACATTACTAAGCGAAAAATCGATAATACCAGGTCATATGAATCACGGACCTGGTTATACTGAATACAGCTGCGCCTATTTATTAATGCAAGACGGCAGTATTAGTTTAGGTAAACCATTCCTACAGACAGTAATCCATTAACCAGCTCAGAAGCTCAAGTGAAAACTAGTTCAATATTGGGCCAGTCCGATTGTGGAAAAGGTATGTTTGAAGATCCTCTTCAGAGAAGCGGAGCCCTCTGCCAACGTGGTAGAAGGGTATTTGTCTCGTCTCAACGAGGCGATACAGGCTTGCCCGTGAGATGCGAAGAAAAGCAGCTGCTTCAGGGGTGTCAGGAGCTTGGGTAGGTTGTGAGTTGTCTGTTGTTGAGCGTCTTTCATAAGGCAATCTATTTCTTGATCTTACTTTTATCATAGTCGATCGATGGCTTTGACGGAAGAGTAAATTATTCCCATGTGAGTTGATTAAGAATGAAAAGAAGGGGTCATCAGATCCCTTCTTTTCTGTCCCTTCATACCTCTACCAGTGTTGCCCACCCGTTGCCCGCGAGATGACGAAGGATTTAAATTTCCTAATGTTTTTGATAACTACTGAGTCAATAGTTTTGCGTGACCTCTTTTCTATTTAGTGCTAAGTGTAGCGATTATTTAATTTTTTTATCTTGCGGTTCGAGTCCCACCCCCGGAGCCATCGAAAAGAGCTACACATAGCTCTTTTTTATTATCCACTTTTTGAGTGTTGCCCACCGAGTGCCCAAAAAGTTTTTCCGAGGACTTTGTGATGGGTTCGAGAACCGCGACCGCATCACGCAGAGTTGATGGTGTAAGGTGTGCGTACCGCATCGTAGTATGTATATCTGAATGTCCAAGGAGTTCTTGAATAGCCCTCATTGAAACTCCTTTCATGGCAAGATGAGACGCGAATGTGTGCCTCAAAGTGTGCCAACCTATTTTTCTCATTCCTGCTCGTCGACACCAATTATGAATAGCATATTGCGGCGTTTTATGATCCATAGGACCCGCTGTCCGTCGCCGAAATACATAACCTTCACTTGGACCCAAAGCAAATAACGATTGACATACACTCGGTGTAAGTGGAATATGCCGCACACGGTTGTTTTTTGGCGAGCTCACTATCTTGCGGAAAGCAGCTCGTCGTACTGTGAGCAATCGTTGCTCAAAGTTTATATCACCCCACTGGAGACCCACAAGTTCACCGAGTCTCAAACCTGTCCTCAGAGCAACAAGTACCATGGTGTGCCAAAACGGATCCTTTATGCGATTCAGAAACATCTCACTTTCACCGAGGCTGAAGAAGTCAAATTTTTGAGGAGGAACAGTTAGAGGCTTGATATTTGGGCGATGTTGAATACCTATCCAATCTTCAGCACAGCGTAGCGATGTTCTAAGTACGATTAAATGGTTATTGATCGTCTTAGGTGAGAGACCAGTCTTGAGTTTTTCCGCTTTGTATCTTTCCACCTGCAAAGTTGTAATTTCATCAATTTTTTCACGACCAAAGAATGGAATAAGATGAGCATTTAACATTACACGTTTAGATTTCTGCTCTGAAGCTTTATTGTTAGTTTGAACATAGGTGGTATACCATTGTTCTGAAAACTCCTTGAATGTTGGAAGGTGTTGTTCTTTCTTTGTCACCATTATAGATTCCCCACGGGATAATCTCTGACGTAAAGTAAGTTCGAATGCTCTCGCACCCACTTGAGAGTTTTCGGGGCTTTTTTTTCGATAACGGATGCCTTCAACCCTGAAGTCAACCCACCAGGCATTCCGAATTTTGCGTGTACTCATAAGACATAAAATTATCTTCGGACTGATTCAACACGGCTACTTGCAAGGTATGCCTTAATATCTTCATCGGCAAACCGGAGACCACGACCAACTCTATGGAATGGTACAACTCGACTATCGACCAAACGATAAAGGCTTGCCTTTGAGATGCGCAGCAGAACAGCAGCTTCTTTTGGCGTGAGAAGAGTTGGAATTGAAGATGCAGCGATGTGTGAATCAGTCATAATTATAAGTTGTTAAAGAGCAACACTGGGCAATAGCTTGATGCTATTCGCAGGCAAAGCTATTTTACTCCATCTAAGATTTGTGTAAAGGGTGAGAGCAATGATATGCATAAGACTTAAATTAATTCAAGCTTATAAGTAACCAGAAGACCTGATAAGACTGGATTTTTTCACTACTCCGTCAACAATATTTCCACAGCCTTTTTCCACAACCTTTTTGGGCTAAGCTTAAATATTTTTTGTGAAATGAAGACTCATTGCACACGGGAGTATTTGTCGGAATAAGCAAATTGTCCTGTCTTTTAAGGATGGTCGCGAGAAACTATCTTGATATTATGGAATACAAACAATACAAAAAGATCCCAAACAAACTAAGAATGTGTCGTATTGCCTCTGGGCTAAAGCCAGAAATTGTAGCCGAGATATTGGGCTTTAAGCACAGTTCAAAAATCTCCTCTTGGGAGACTGGCACATCTATACCCACGCTCGTCAATGCCTTCAAACTTGCTGGTTTGTATAAGGTGTACGTGGAAGAACTCTTTTTTGATCTCATGCATGAAACCAGGAAAGAGATCACAGCGAAAGCTAATGAGGTATATTCTAGGCGGGGAATCTAAGGCAACTGATAATCCAAATGATTAGAGGTGTCAAGACATTTTAAGCATTTTATCTTGACGAGAAGAGGAAAAAGTAAATCCATGTCAGTGCACAAAGTCGATCTAATTCTTATTTGTATTTATACCGCCGGCGTTAAATAAATATAATTATTTAATAACGCCGTTACCGGCGGCGGGTTAACCAACAAACCATGAACTTACGATCCAAAGAAAAAAGTATCGCACAAGAAATTGCATCCAGTCTGAATGACCCTGAGAGTCTTTCATTGTACGAATTGTACGCCCGGAAGTACTCCGAACCCCTTCTTCGAAAAATCCTCGATGAGGTGCTTCGTGTTCCTGCTGAGCGAATTAAAAAAAGTCGAGGAGCATTATTTACTTATTTATTGAAAAAGTATGCCCACAGCAAGCAATACAACGATCGGGATTAACCTCGGTTCACGCTACGTTGGTACAGCAGTAATCATTGGTACCGAACTCAGAGAGTGGAGGCTTAGGGTAATTCGAGGGAAAACTTATATCGAAAAATTCCAACGCCTCACGTCAATCTTGTCACGCTTGGTTGACTCATATTCGCCGACATCGGTAACCCTAAAAAAATTCCATTCATCTAGAAGCTCTCCGATGTTGGATCGACTTCAACTTGAAGCAAAGGCATATCTGCAGGAGAATGGAATTACGGTTCATGAGTATACACTCGACCAAATCAAGGCATGGCTCCTTCCTGGAAAACGGGTGAGCAAAGCTAAGTTGGCAGAATTTATAGTCGCACAGTATCCGATCCTTTTTGAAGAGTGGGGACGAGAAAAATTGTTGAGACGACCTTACCACATGGTTGTCTTCGAATCTGTTGCCTTGGCAAATGCGTCTATCGACCAAATTGATAATCGAGAAGACACGGTTCATCCCTAATTTCCTGGAAAGTCATATTCTTGATTCTAAAAAAAAATATCTGTAATTTTACTCACTTTCAATTGGAACAACTATAACAATTTGAGGTTACTATGTCATTTATAGGTCCGAATGAATTATTTTTACTTGTAATTCTTGGTATCATTATCTATTTCATCGTTAAGGCAGCCAAAGGACGTCCCGTCAACTTTTCACATTGGCACCAACTCATTGATAATCTGCAACTGTCATCTCAGCACTTTTACACATCAGTTACGTTAAACATTAATGAACGTAAATTGCCGGATACCAAAATCTCGCGAGTTGACCATCACGAAGGCGGGGTGCTTTCAGCCAAGCGTGAATACTTGAGGGTGACCCGCAAAGAACATATTTTTGATATCTGTGCGGCCCCTTTTGCCAAAGGATTTTTTATCTCGTGGTGGTTAGGTGAGGATATCGGATCATTTCTGAACATTGTTATACGAATTCCGTTTCTAGGTCCCGCCTTGATCCGAATTTTCCGACCAGACACGTACTACCGGATTGATACCGCACTCATGTTTCAAGAATCCGTACATGCTTCAGTTCTTGAAATACTTGAGCAATCAACAAAGACTCAAGGCCTTCGCTCACTTAGTGAACTGGAACGGAAACCGATTCTCCGCGATCTGTTTAAACGGTAGAGTGGTGATTCGTGGATTCTGTAGCTGAACAATTGACCGAACAGTTCTACTTATGGGAACACCGCGGTCGAGGATGGCAGGTGTGGGACGCTCCTTGCGAGATCGAACCACCATTTGAACCGTTTCGGCTATATTCTCCCCGAGTTCGTCAGATCGATGACGGACGCAAACATACTTTACTAAGCGGTCTCATCGAACGCGTCCGCGACGGCTTCAATTCTACTACTCGTGAACAAGAGGCACCAAGTGAACAGTATGAGGATTCATTCATTACCCCCGAACCGTTTTTCGATGACTCTGAAATATTTGAAATAAGTATTGCTCTTCCTCCAGATGAAAAGGTAACAGCGGACCAAACAGAACAGTTTTTAGTGGCACTCTCGTTGTGTCGATCACCGATTAGCTTCGAGATTCTCGGAACAAGAGAAAAGATTATATATCAATTTACATGCCGGCAAGGAGACCAACCCACTATTGAAGGGGCTTTGAGAGGATATTTTCCTGGTGCTGTGCTTGAAAGTCACCAAGCAAAATTTTTCGATCAGGTAGACGCAAACTACTCACTGGTGGTCGATTTCGGTCTATCCGAAGAGTTCATGCGCCCACTTAGGACTTCCATCTCTCTTGACCATGATATTCTTATAAGCCTTGTAGCGGCTTTAGAAACCCTCCAAGAAGGCGAAGTCGGTATGTTACAGGTGTTATTCCATTCAACCCGTTTTCCATGGACTGAGAGTATTTTACGGTCAGTTTCCGATGGCCGTGGTGGTTGCTTTTTCGCCGATGCACCGGACATGCTTCAACTCGCACGAGAAAAAACCAAGCATCCTCTCTTCGCAGCTGTCATCAGAGTAGTTGGAATTAGTAATGAGCGTGAACGTTTATGGAACATAACCCGGGGACTTGCTAGTGGATTATTACAGCTATCAGATCCGCTCAGTAATGAACTCATTCCACTCACAAATGAATTTTATGATCCAGAAGTACACATTGTAGATGTTGTAAAGCGTATAAGTCATCGGAGTGGGATGCTCTTGAATAGTCGAGAGCTAGCGGCCATTGTTCATCCACCATCGGGTTCGATCCGTTCTACAAAACTCCTCCGGTACTTCACAAATACCCGACCTGTTCCCTCGACTGCTCAAGGCCATAGCCATGTGCTCGGTGAAAACCTCCACAAAGGAAAGACTGCCAAGGTTTCACTTGAAACACGACAACGTCTTAATCATATGCACATTATTGGTGCTACTGGAACTGGGAAATCTACTTTGCTTCACAATCTTATCGTCCAAGACATCGAGCAGGGTTATGGACTAGCTGTAATAGATCCACATGGTGATTTGATTGAACGGGTAATTGCTTGCGTACCGGGAAGGAGATTCAAAGATGTTGTACTCTTTGATCCTTCCGATGCCGAGAATCCCATTGGCATAAATATTCTTTCGGCCAAAGGAGAAGCGGAAAAAAACGTTGCCGCTTCCGATCTCGTCGCAGCTTTCAAGAGAATGTCGACGAGTTGGGGCGATCAAATGACTGTTGTACTTGGAAATGCGATTCAAGCTTTTCTTGAAAGCAATCGCGGTGGCACACTATTAGATTTACGGAAGTTCCTTCTTGAGGACGATTTTCGAAAAGAGTTTCTCAGAATTGTCACTGATGAGGAGATACGTTACTTCTGGGAAAAACAACACCATATTCTCAGGGGTAATACATTAGGTTCCATCCTAACAAGGTTGGATACTTTCCTGCGTCCAAAAATCATTCGGAAAGTAGTCGCTCCGAAAGTCGAACTCCATTTTGACGAAATTCTTGATTGCCAGAAAATACTCCTCGTGAAGCTCGCCCAGGGATTGATGGGCGAAGAAAATTCCACACTCCTAGGAACTTTGGTTGTCTCAAAGCTCCATCAGGGAGCTATGGCAAGGCAGTCACAAAAAGCTAGTGATAGAACACCGTTCTTTTTGTACATCGACGAATTCCAGAACTTTATCACTCCTTCTCTCGCCGGAGTATTAAGTGGTACCCGCAAATATGGTGTCGGGCTCATTCTCGCTCACCAGGAATTGCGTCAAATATTCAATCAAGATACCGGTGTGGCTAACTCCGTCATCTCTAACCCAGGAACAAGGATCTGTTTTCGGTTAGGAGATTTCGATGCACAGAAGCTGCAAGAAGGTTTTGCTCACTTTACATCACAAGACCTTCAAAACTTGGGGCTTGGTGAAGCAATCACCCGAGTCGATAAATCAGACTATGATTTTAACTTAAAAATCTTTCCACCACGAACCGTAAATCCTGAGACTGGAAAATCAAGACGTAAGAGAATTATTGAACAATCTCACGAAGGATATAAGCGTGCTACGTCCAAAGAAGATCAAGAGATTGAGACAGAAACAATTGAAACTCCAATTGTAGAGCAAGTTCCTTTACAAGCGCGTGTTGAAAGAAGAGAGATTAAAAAAGTAACAAAACCAATTGAACAAGAAACACAATCGGAACCCGTACAACCTATCATTACCCCTGAGCCCGTTGAGGATAAGACACAATCTCAGCACAGGTATTTACAAGCTCTCATAAAACGAATGGCTGAAGATCGAGGATTCCATGCGATCATTGAAGAGCCTACCCCAAACGGATTGGGTAGGATCGATGTTGGACTTGAACAAAATGGCAAAAAAATAGCCTGTGAAGTTTCGGTCACGACAGATGATCAACAGGAATTTCACAATATCGAGAAATGTCTCTCGGCTGGTTACGACAAAATCATTGTTTGCGCTCCTGACCGAAAAAAATTGGACAAGATCAAAACCTACACCACAAAGAAACTAAGTAGTGGCGATCAGGAGAAGATATTGTTCTTTGAGCCAGAAGCCCTTTTCGTTTATCTTGAGGGGCAGGTTGCACAACAGGCTATTAAAGAAGAGCGCGTGAAAGGGTATAGAGTGAAGGTGGAATATCAATCGATGAGTGAATCTGAACGAAGTAAAAAGCGCGAATCGGTAGCACAGGTTGTTTTACAGTCGATACAACGTCTAAAAGGAAAACAGTGAATACGCGTTTTGTACAAAAGATAATCGAATTCTGTTAGAAAGATTTTACCTACTTTAAAACAATGGAAGTCTTGGTCATTACCGAGTAAGCTTACTACTGTCGGTACAATAGTTGGTATTGTTTCCTTGATCTTTACACTTCTTCCGCTACTTCATGTAGGAAACGACAATCCAAACAGATTTAACCCTTCGTCTCTCCGATCGGCATCTCAAGAGGAGGTTCGATCTATCGCCATTCTCGATTTGAACAATGAAAAATTAGAGATTGATGAACCATACTCTTATGGTATCACTAGAGATCTCATAGCAGATATTACTAAGACCAGACCAGTTCAGATAGTTACTATTGCGCAACCATAAAAGCACACTCGCTCATTAGTGGGTGATGCCCAATAGTGATTTAATCCAGTGTATAGGTGATTCCTTCGATTAAAGGAAGTACTTGAAGTTGAGATGTTGAGTATGCTGACGTATTTTGTATTTCACGTTCTGTAACGGTTTGACTAAAATGAATAGGAATTAGTTGTCTAATATTCGCGTCTTGGGCGATAGAAATAGCTCGGGATATCGTTGCATGATAGTCGGAAAGAACATTTCTATCGACAAGCCATGATTCGTGGAGGAGACATTTTGTCCCATATGCGAAACTTGCAGCTTGGTCAGTGATGCCTGTATCTGTCATATAGCAAACTTGGTCAGCCAATCTAATTGCGAGCGATCCACCTTTGTGAGGTTGTTTAAGAAAAGAAATCTTGATGTCATCAACCACAATAGAATATGAATCATATTCTAGTAACTCAATGTCAAGATCAAATTTCTTGAGCGGGGTACCAAATATCGGAGGTTGGGTAATGAGATCACACGCATAACCCAATCCATAATCTAATATTTTATTGCTGGGACCTACGAGACGAATTTTTCGTTCTCCTTTCTTAAATAAACCAGTTAAGTAAGTCAATCCCATGATATGATCAAGATGGTAGTGCGAAAACAGTATGTTAAGAGTTTGTGATTTCAGCAGTTGCTTGACCTGCGGTGATCTGAATCTGGAGATTCCAGTTCCGCAGTCTAGTAGAAAATCTTTGTCATTAATTTGAACCAAGATACACATGGTTTGTCTGTCATCGATTGGCATCCAACCACGTGATCCGAGAAGTGTTATTTTCGTAGCCATATTGTCGTTTGAATTATTAATAGTATTTTGAATTATTGCACTATGATTCCTACTGCAAAAGACGTTTTAACAAAATAAAGGATCTCGTACCTATTGCTATGACCAAGGCACCCATTATCCATGCAATCACATTCGATGGAAGGGGGCTTGAAAGGTCAAGTATAATCCAAGCAATGAGAATGAGTAGAAGCATACTTGTTGACCCGAGTCCCAAAAGTATTGAAAACCTAATTGCTTTCACACTTTTTTTGATATTCTCATTATGAGAAACGAAACGTGAGCGAAAAGTGTATAATGGTAGACTGATTCTGTGTACCTCACGAACACGTTGAAGAGTTAGTAGAGCCCAGCAAGTTTTTTGCACATCTGAATAAAAGCTGCCATCGTTTCGTCTGCCACCTTGACGGAAAATCTTAAAATATGTATCTCTGAGCAAGGATGATGTTGCTAGTTTTTCTTCTTCCCCCAAAGCGATCAACGCTGCGCAATATGGAACGAATGACCAACTGTCAATTTTTGCAGTACCGACATATGATTCGAGCGTTCTAATTATCTTCTGAACTCTTTCCTCAATAGACGTTCTTTGTGAATTGCCTAGCGATCGACAACCCATAACAATTTCACCTAGGAAGTATGGAGAAAATATGGCAGGGTTCTCGATTGAAACTACGAACTCGCTGAATGGGGTAGAGAGTTCATCTCGTTCATTATGCATGCCAATTGCATCAAGCAAACGAATAATTCTTGCATAGTGATGAGCGGTCTCGTGGTCGATTGCACTCAAGTTAGCGGATGCTTCTTTGAAGAGTCTCCGAGCTTCTTTTTCGTAGAATTCGTCAAAAAGGCCGGATTTATGTACTGCGTAAAGAGATATACCCCTAATCCAATATCGAGGGAATTGACCCCAACCAGACTCAAAGCATGATCTAATCCACTGAACTGATTGTCGACATCTCTCATTGATCATTTCGGTGGAACAATCAGCAAGGGAGATATTTGACCACGATTGGAGAACCATAATTGCCATAGAGGTAGATGTTAAATTGCGTTCCCCCCAAAAACCTTCAGTATTTCGGTGTTGCAGAAGCCATTCCAATCCCGAAATAATGGTATCTTTGTGCTCGACATTTGCTAAAGTAACAACTTCATAATTCTCTAGTTCTGTTTGAAGTACCTGAGATAATTTGGAAAAATCTGATAATCCTTTCATTCCCGTGTTCTTAAGTAGCATTATATAATTCCTTCTCCAAGAGGTCAAGTGTCTGCGATATTGAGAGTTCAGATGTATCAATCATCAGTCTTTTTACTCCGTGAATTTTTTCTGTAAGTCTTGGAGCCAAAAACCTAGGTGGAATTCCATGCTGTCCGAATTTGGCAAATGCCTCATTTATATTGTGGACATAATCTTTGTCAAACGGATTAAAATGCCGGCTGCTTGATTTTCTGCGTCTTTCAAGTCGTTGTAAAATCAAATTACTGGAACATGTGAGAATAATGAGATACGTTGGAGTAATCCAAACGGGCTCAAGGTTGTTAACAATTCGTGCAAAGAGCTCTTGTTCTCTTTCGTTACAGTACCCCATCTTCAATAGAACATCTACATAAATTGACGTATCAAGAAATCCGTATCGATCAGTCACTACACCATTGGAGTATTTTGATATTAAATCGTGTTGTCTCTTTCGCTCAACAATGTAGTGAATAAAACTAAGAATAGCAGATTTGGAAAAGGGATTAGATTTTGTCTTTGGGAGTAATGAAAATCCTAACTTGATTGACAAGGCTTTGGCAACCGTGGATTTCCCAACCCCATGACATCCCATTATAGATACTAGATGGATTTGTTTGGATTGGCCTGTTTTCATTTGACTCTCGCTAATTCATATGGCAATAGGATATCTAAATAAAGTTTAAGTGTTCCGGTTTAATGTCTAAGGTAGTAAGAAGTTTGTTGAGTTGGTCATACTTACACAAAAAAGGGCAATCTCCATTTCCAACCATACGAATGGTGGCGTTTAGGAGTCGGTTTCTTCTTTGAAACCAATCGTTCTCTAAAATGCTGCCAGTACAATACTTCTTTTTGTATCGCTGATGTGGACAAAGATATGTATTACCATCAGCGCCGACCATGATGACGAAATGTGGTGCAAAACAATTTGAGTTTCGCTGTTCTCTATTCATCAGTTTGTTGTATTTGTCGATGCTTGCTATCACCCGCATAGAACCATTTGAGTAAGACGAACATATCTCAATATTTTCTGCCAAAGATTTTTTGTGAGCGACCTTATCTTCTCGGCTAGGATTTTGAGGCGGTCGAAATTGACAATAGTCAATACCGAGCTCACCTCCAAGGTGGACGAATGCTTCCATTTCAGAAAGATTGTGTTGGGTCGTTAACATTGATATACCTAATGTTGTTGTCGAACGATAAATCTTTTTTCTTTCGACTAGTATCCGGATATTATTTAAAATCTTATCAAATATTCCCACTGGTGTTCCATGCATTAGTCTGTATATTGAAGGAGTTGCTGAGTCGATGCTTATTCTAATCCATTGACAATTCCGTAACAAAACAGATGAGATTTGAGGTTCCAAGTGATATCCATTTGTGATAATTGCAGTTTCCATATTTAGTGATCGCGAAAATTCAATCGCTCTAAGTGTAAAAGGATTCTCTAGTGGTTCCCCACCTCCAGTAAATAATACTCCCCGAATTCCAACGTTTGATAGATTTGTTAATGCCTTCTTGATATTACTCCATTTTGCGAA
It contains:
- a CDS encoding helix-turn-helix transcriptional regulator, producing the protein MEYKQYKKIPNKLRMCRIASGLKPEIVAEILGFKHSSKISSWETGTSIPTLVNAFKLAGLYKVYVEELFFDLMHETRKEITAKANEVYSRRGI
- a CDS encoding type IV secretion system DNA-binding domain-containing protein, which codes for MDSVAEQLTEQFYLWEHRGRGWQVWDAPCEIEPPFEPFRLYSPRVRQIDDGRKHTLLSGLIERVRDGFNSTTREQEAPSEQYEDSFITPEPFFDDSEIFEISIALPPDEKVTADQTEQFLVALSLCRSPISFEILGTREKIIYQFTCRQGDQPTIEGALRGYFPGAVLESHQAKFFDQVDANYSLVVDFGLSEEFMRPLRTSISLDHDILISLVAALETLQEGEVGMLQVLFHSTRFPWTESILRSVSDGRGGCFFADAPDMLQLAREKTKHPLFAAVIRVVGISNERERLWNITRGLASGLLQLSDPLSNELIPLTNEFYDPEVHIVDVVKRISHRSGMLLNSRELAAIVHPPSGSIRSTKLLRYFTNTRPVPSTAQGHSHVLGENLHKGKTAKVSLETRQRLNHMHIIGATGTGKSTLLHNLIVQDIEQGYGLAVIDPHGDLIERVIACVPGRRFKDVVLFDPSDAENPIGINILSAKGEAEKNVAASDLVAAFKRMSTSWGDQMTVVLGNAIQAFLESNRGGTLLDLRKFLLEDDFRKEFLRIVTDEEIRYFWEKQHHILRGNTLGSILTRLDTFLRPKIIRKVVAPKVELHFDEILDCQKILLVKLAQGLMGEENSTLLGTLVVSKLHQGAMARQSQKASDRTPFFLYIDEFQNFITPSLAGVLSGTRKYGVGLILAHQELRQIFNQDTGVANSVISNPGTRICFRLGDFDAQKLQEGFAHFTSQDLQNLGLGEAITRVDKSDYDFNLKIFPPRTVNPETGKSRRKRIIEQSHEGYKRATSKEDQEIETETIETPIVEQVPLQARVERREIKKVTKPIEQETQSEPVQPIITPEPVEDKTQSQHRYLQALIKRMAEDRGFHAIIEEPTPNGLGRIDVGLEQNGKKIACEVSVTTDDQQEFHNIEKCLSAGYDKIIVCAPDRKKLDKIKTYTTKKLSSGDQEKILFFEPEALFVYLEGQVAQQAIKEERVKGYRVKVEYQSMSESERSKKRESVAQVVLQSIQRLKGKQ
- a CDS encoding MBL fold metallo-hydrolase is translated as MATKITLLGSRGWMPIDDRQTMCILVQINDKDFLLDCGTGISRFRSPQVKQLLKSQTLNILFSHYHLDHIMGLTYLTGLFKKGERKIRLVGPSNKILDYGLGYACDLITQPPIFGTPLKKFDLDIELLEYDSYSIVVDDIKISFLKQPHKGGSLAIRLADQVCYMTDTGITDQAASFAYGTKCLLHESWLVDRNVLSDYHATISRAISIAQDANIRQLIPIHFSQTVTEREIQNTSAYSTSQLQVLPLIEGITYTLD
- a CDS encoding deoxynucleoside kinase — protein: MKTGQSKQIHLVSIMGCHGVGKSTVAKALSIKLGFSLLPKTKSNPFSKSAILSFIHYIVERKRQHDLISKYSNGVVTDRYGFLDTSIYVDVLLKMGYCNEREQELFARIVNNLEPVWITPTYLIILTCSSNLILQRLERRRKSSSRHFNPFDKDYVHNINEAFAKFGQHGIPPRFLAPRLTEKIHGVKRLMIDTSELSISQTLDLLEKELYNAT
- a CDS encoding radical SAM protein produces the protein MQKPDNITFLSPYKVCQHLDRLKCWMARESVSPITASFDMTLLCSHHCPHCPYRKITIKESFAKWSNIKKALTNLSNVGIRGVLFTGGGEPLENPFTLRAIEFSRSLNMETAIITNGYHLEPQISSVLLRNCQWIRISIDSATPSIYRLMHGTPVGIFDKILNNIRILVERKKIYRSTTTLGISMLTTQHNLSEMEAFVHLGGELGIDYCQFRPPQNPSREDKVAHKKSLAENIEICSSYSNGSMRVIASIDKYNKLMNREQRNSNCFAPHFVIMVGADGNTYLCPHQRYKKKYCTGSILENDWFQRRNRLLNATIRMVGNGDCPFLCKYDQLNKLLTTLDIKPEHLNFI